In Girardinichthys multiradiatus isolate DD_20200921_A chromosome 18, DD_fGirMul_XY1, whole genome shotgun sequence, a single window of DNA contains:
- the LOC124884451 gene encoding uncharacterized protein LOC124884451 isoform X1, whose product MISGGSELLSVPDLPKHIDVDGQTFELNYGDFVAGDLHVLQGDFIDAGINTTLREGLQEKCPKYETCFLTVKGNTCALISQRGRYAVVDSHARNSHGMVDAKGKSIVLYFSSLEQVFYYIITFAGQPSDGPALFELSGICVNKMDNEECFIELGDVSTGSQRGCSSVEFVCVEEEQCTSLEKPRKCKMATQCSSFKKMKMTDVDQVNSDVVFVSSVRSRSLMFNPLSQVVAETVCKQLNVDCEKSESVSCLLGELGVPCMMDKIVPDGNCFFRAVSQAVSGTQKWHRKIRLAVVKQLERNPNSYKNILRAEFSSVADYINRSRMRYVGSWATEVEIQAEIRSFQRDKLM is encoded by the coding sequence ATGATTAGTGGTGGGAGTGAGCTTCTTTCAGTTCCAGACTTGCCAAAGCACATAGATGTTGATGGGCAGACTTTTGAACTGAACTATGGGGACTTTGTTGCTGGAGATCTACATGTTCTCCAGGGAGATTTCATAGATGCTGGAATCAACACCACTTTGCGTGAAGGATTGCAAGAGAAGTGTCCAAAATATGAGACTTGTTTTCTGACTGTAAAAGGAAACACTTGTGCCCTTATCAGTCAGAGAGGACGTTATGCTGTGGTAGACTCCCATGCTCGTAACTCACATGGGATGGTAGATGCCAAAGGGAAGagcattgttttgtattttagcaGTCTTGAGcaggtcttttattatattATCACGTTTGCTGGACAACCAAGTGATGGTCCTGCATTGTTTGAACTTAGTGGGATCTGTGTGAATAAAATGGACAATGAGGAATGTTTCATTGAACTTGGTGATGTTAGTACAGGAAGTCAGCGTGGTTGTAGCTCTGTTGAATTTGTGTGTGTTGAGGAAGAACAGTGTACAAGTCTTGAAAAACCCAGGAAGTGTAAAATGGCTACACAGTGTTCCAGTTTTAAAAAGATGAAGATGACTGATGTTGATCAAGTCAATTCAGATGTAGTGTTTGTCAGCAGTGTGAGAAGTAGAAGTTTGATGTTTAATCCTCTTTCACAAGTGGTTGCAGAGACTGTGTGCAAACAATTGAATGTAGATTGTGAAAAGAGTGAGTCAGTGTCTTGCTTGCTTGGAGAGCTAGGAGTGCCTTGCATGATGGACAAGATTGTTCCTGATGGAAATTGTTTCTTTCGGGCTGTAAGTCAAGCGGTTAGTGGCACACAGAAATGGCATAGGAAAATTAGACTTGCTGTAGTGAAGCAGTTGGAGAGGAATCCTAACTCGTATAAGAATATTTTGAGAGCGGAGTTTTCCTCTGTTGCTGATTATATTAATCGGTCAAGGATGCGATATGTTGGTAGCTGGGCAACTGAAGTAGAAATTCAAGCTGAGATAAGATCTTTTCAGCGGGACAAGCTTATGTAG
- the LOC124884006 gene encoding uncharacterized protein LOC124884006 codes for MPRGKSHRRSEAACRRVEATWAQRVRMPEPSSDFVPRCGTGWRHKVKEWPMSEVTLHRHKLVIPAGSTGEKFILLIGASHLRSIADGIVPMPGNRIAFGVMSTPGACADDLHREVLHAVVPREPDAVCVMAPSNNLMASKTPEQAGQAFERYLLAVFSRWPKVFCTAMVPRLTESEDKMRAFQQEFHRCSNRLGVTYHPIDDYFPRTHPHMWSRDGIHLSDEDGMPLLAELMWIAAYQFLETPEPKPLVQSQVSRPYKPRFVPRVVVKGVERAPPPPPSEWTLVKFGRKRNHSGESESTSEKSGSS; via the exons ATGCCTCGAGGAAAGTCCCACCGCCGATCCGAAGCTGCTTGTCGCAGGGTTGAAGCAACTTGGGCTCAGCGTGTCAGGATGCCAGAGCCTTCCAGCGACTTTGTTCCAC GTTGTGGTACCGGCTGGCGCCACAAGGTCAAGGAATGGCCAATGAGTGAGGTCACCCTGCACCGTCACAAGTTGGTCATTCCTGCTGGGAGTACTGGTGAGAAA ttCATCCTTCTCATCGGGGCCTCCCATTTGCGGTCTATCGCAGACGGCATTGTTCCAATGCCAGGTAACCGCATTGCTTTTGGGGTCATGTCGACTCCAGGGGCGTGCGCAGATGACCTGCACCGCGAGGTTCTGCACGCTGTAGTTCCTCGTGAGCCTGACGCTGTTTGCGTCATGGCTCCATCCAACAACCTTATGGCCAGCAAAACACCTGAACAGGCGGGACAAGCTTTTGAGCGGTACCTTTTGGCTGTTTTCAGTCGCTGGCCTAAG GTTTTTTGTACCGCTATGGTTCCGCGTTTGACGGAGTCCGAGGACAAGATGAGAGCCTTTCAGCAGGAATTTCATCGTTGTTCGAACCGCCTGG GCGTGACTTATCACCCCATCGACGACTATTTCCCTCGGACCCATCCTCACATGTGGAGCCGTGATGGT ATCCACCTCAGCGATGAAGACGGGATGCCACTTCTCGCGGAACTGATGTGGATTGCTGCCTATCAGTTCCtggagacaccagaaccaaagCCACTGGTTCAGAGCCAGGTGTCTCGTCCTTACAAGCCGAGATTTGTGCCCCGTGTTGTTGTGAAGGGTGTGGAACGAGCTCCACCTCCACCCCCTTCCGAGTGGACGCTGGTGAAATTTGGCAGGAAG AGGAACCATTCGGGGGAATCTGAGTCCACCTCTGAAAAGAGTGGTTCATCGTGA
- the LOC124884451 gene encoding uncharacterized protein LOC124884451 isoform X2, with product MLAAMENVSPSALGDVHTGDELQTKPVGHQKKPAVLKTRHARQQVSPTPRVTSPAAGVEPVTPKKNAEATQDQVLVCDVPRSTCPGEATEGPVPEERDDGQRTQTLPRGQAVNPISCVCSQGVPMSLVPGTVVDNCNCFRCRYYNCN from the exons ATGTTGGCTGCCATGGAAAACGTTTCTCCATCGGCTCTTGGCGATGTTCACACAGGCGACGAG TTACAGACAAAGCCTGTGGGACATCAAAAGAAACCAGCTGTCTTGAAGACTAGGCATGCAAGACAGCAG gttTCACCCACACCACGCGTAACTTCCCCTGCTGCTGGTGTGGAGCCTGTCACTCCTAAGAAGAAT GCCGAGGCAACACAAGACCAAGTGTTAGTCTGTGATGTGCCGCGTTCTACCTGTCCTGGGGAGGCGACCGAGGGTCCTGTGCCGGAGGAGAGAGACGATGGACAGCGCACCCAAACGTTACCCCGAGGTCAAGCTGTTAACCCCATTTCTTGCGTGTGTTCACAGGGTGTGCCTATGTCTCTTGTTCCTGGGACAGTTGTTGATAATTGTAACTGTTTTAGATGTAGATACTATAACTGCAACTAG